The following are encoded in a window of Bacillota bacterium genomic DNA:
- the mltG gene encoding endolytic transglycosylase MltG, with product MWRVVAFVCVPVVLGLAWALFLVLPFGSGEAVQVRIERGLTSSRIADILVEKGLVRSGVAFDAVARMSGVQDKLKAGLYRLSSRMGVFGILRVLAEGRVERVRFTVPEGYDVAEIAGLLEAKGLASRERFLALARGEVKGFSVQAGGREFSGNLEGYLFPDTYEVESGVPEETIIAAMVRRFAELVLPEFDKDGVSDAAKALGLHGVVTIASIVEREARIPSDRPIVAAVFYNRLKRHMPLQSCATVQYALGTWKERLSYEDLRVDSPYNTYVVPGLPPGPISSPGLSSIQAALHPADVDYLYFAADEHGGHVFSRTFSEHQRALALLRRQDKTQAR from the coding sequence ATGTGGCGCGTGGTTGCTTTTGTGTGTGTGCCCGTCGTGCTTGGCCTTGCGTGGGCCCTTTTCCTTGTACTCCCATTTGGGTCGGGCGAGGCGGTCCAGGTGCGAATCGAACGGGGGCTCACTTCGTCGAGGATCGCCGACATACTGGTTGAAAAGGGACTCGTCAGATCCGGAGTGGCATTTGACGCTGTGGCGCGAATGTCAGGCGTTCAAGACAAGCTCAAGGCGGGCTTGTACCGGTTGAGCTCCCGCATGGGTGTGTTTGGGATCCTCCGCGTGCTGGCAGAGGGGCGGGTGGAGCGTGTCCGGTTCACGGTTCCCGAAGGCTACGACGTCGCCGAGATCGCGGGCTTGCTGGAGGCCAAGGGGCTCGCGTCTCGCGAGAGATTCCTGGCGCTTGCCAGGGGCGAGGTGAAAGGTTTTTCTGTCCAGGCGGGAGGCAGGGAATTCTCGGGCAATCTAGAGGGTTACCTCTTTCCCGACACGTACGAGGTTGAGTCGGGAGTCCCCGAAGAAACCATCATCGCCGCGATGGTGAGACGCTTCGCCGAGTTGGTGCTGCCGGAGTTCGACAAGGACGGCGTCTCCGATGCTGCCAAGGCCCTAGGCTTGCACGGGGTTGTCACGATAGCATCCATAGTCGAGAGGGAGGCGCGGATCCCGAGCGACAGGCCCATCGTGGCCGCGGTCTTCTACAACAGGCTTAAACGGCATATGCCGCTTCAGTCCTGCGCCACGGTTCAGTACGCGCTCGGCACATGGAAAGAGCGCCTGTCATACGAGGACCTCAGGGTGGACTCACCCTACAACACGTACGTTGTGCCGGGCCTTCCCCCAGGCCCCATCTCCTCGCCGGGGCTTTCTTCGATCCAGGCCGCGCTTCACCCCGCTGATGTAGACTACCTCTACTTCGCCGCCGACGAGCATGGCGGCCACGTCTTCAGTCGCACTTTCAGTGAACACCAACGGGCTCTTGCCCTCCTGCGCCGCCAGGACAAAACCCAGGCTCGATAG
- the ruvX gene encoding Holliday junction resolvase RuvX: MRVMGLDVGTKTIGVSLSDPTGCFAQPAGVITRASFRGDLARLVSLVRGNGVALVVVGLPMNMDGSLGESAARAKRLAEALEDRAGVPVVLWDERLSTVSAERALLEADVSRRRRRQVVDSVAAAIILQSYLDSRKPSDGVEPGCDSHHGTRGAVGEERGRLGQEARQGARGDEGGHEEAGLPQLGDE, translated from the coding sequence TTGAGGGTCATGGGGCTTGATGTAGGGACAAAGACCATCGGCGTGTCGCTGTCTGACCCGACTGGATGCTTCGCGCAACCCGCGGGTGTGATCACGAGGGCATCGTTCAGGGGCGACCTGGCGCGGCTGGTCTCGCTCGTTCGCGGCAATGGGGTCGCCCTCGTTGTCGTGGGCCTGCCGATGAACATGGACGGGTCGCTCGGCGAGAGCGCCGCTAGAGCGAAGCGGCTTGCGGAAGCTCTCGAGGACAGGGCGGGCGTGCCCGTGGTCCTCTGGGACGAGCGGCTGTCGACGGTGTCTGCGGAGCGGGCCCTGCTCGAGGCGGACGTCTCCCGGCGGCGGCGGAGGCAGGTTGTCGATTCGGTGGCGGCTGCTATAATCCTCCAAAGTTATCTCGACAGTCGCAAGCCCAGTGACGGTGTTGAGCCCGGATGCGACTCTCACCATGGAACGCGCGGCGCGGTTGGGGAGGAGCGCGGTCGCTTGGGCCAGGAAGCACGCCAGGGTGCGCGGGGCGATGAGGGAGGGCACGAGGAGGCGGGCCTGCCGCAGCTCGGTGACGAATGA
- a CDS encoding DUF1292 domain-containing protein, whose amino-acid sequence MPEIDDVITLVYEDGEEESFSVEDVMELDGNTYVILVPEDADSEAEDDEEVEACIFRVETDEDGEEVLVDLDDDEYEKVTSAICADLEDVCEEDEDEDEDAEDDEDEGEDEDEDED is encoded by the coding sequence GTGCCAGAGATCGATGATGTCATAACCCTTGTGTACGAGGACGGCGAAGAAGAGAGCTTCTCCGTGGAGGATGTCATGGAGCTCGACGGAAACACTTACGTCATCCTGGTCCCCGAGGATGCGGACAGCGAGGCGGAGGACGACGAAGAAGTTGAGGCTTGCATCTTCCGGGTGGAGACCGACGAGGACGGCGAGGAGGTATTGGTTGACCTGGATGATGACGAGTACGAGAAGGTGACCAGCGCGATCTGCGCAGACCTCGAGGATGTCTGCGAAGAGGACGAAGACGAGGATGAAGATGCCGAAGACGACGAAGATGAGGGCGAGGACGAAGACGAGGACGAAGACTAG
- a CDS encoding 4Fe-4S binding protein, giving the protein MDAGPRKVARGLERRALGRTGLVVSRMCFGTLTMGPLQAKLPVEEGALLLRAALDAGVNFIDTAELYNTYDYIREAVFGGNGARSWSRDTLVIASKSYDYTYEGMRETVERALRSLGTDYIDIFLLHEQESALTLKGHEEALKYLVFAREAGKVRAVGVSTHHVACVRAATLMPEIDVIHPLLNRSGIGIADGSASEMLAAVRDAHLAGKGIYSMKALGGGALLDDVEGALRWALGQECVDSIAVGVKTLDELRMDLAIFEGQHPDDELRERTRHNKALLIEPWCTGCGTCVARCTHGALAISPTSGRATVDTSRCVLCGYCQAACPEFCIKVV; this is encoded by the coding sequence ATGGACGCGGGGCCGCGGAAGGTCGCCCGCGGTCTCGAGAGAAGGGCCCTCGGCAGGACGGGACTCGTCGTGTCGAGGATGTGCTTCGGCACCTTGACTATGGGGCCGTTGCAGGCAAAGCTGCCTGTGGAAGAGGGCGCTTTGCTCCTGCGGGCGGCGCTGGACGCAGGGGTCAACTTCATCGACACCGCTGAGCTTTACAACACATACGATTACATCCGTGAGGCCGTCTTCGGGGGGAATGGCGCCCGGAGTTGGAGCCGGGACACACTGGTGATCGCCTCAAAGTCATATGATTACACGTATGAGGGGATGCGTGAAACCGTGGAACGGGCGCTCAGATCCTTGGGCACCGATTACATAGATATCTTCCTCCTCCACGAGCAGGAGTCGGCCTTGACGCTGAAGGGACACGAGGAAGCGCTGAAATACCTGGTTTTCGCACGTGAGGCAGGGAAGGTGCGTGCGGTCGGAGTGTCCACCCACCACGTGGCGTGCGTGAGGGCGGCCACCCTGATGCCTGAGATCGACGTGATACATCCTCTTCTGAATAGGTCGGGGATCGGGATAGCCGACGGGAGCGCAAGCGAGATGCTGGCGGCGGTACGGGACGCACACTTGGCCGGCAAGGGCATCTACTCAATGAAGGCGCTGGGCGGCGGAGCCTTGCTGGACGATGTGGAAGGCGCCCTGCGGTGGGCTCTGGGGCAGGAGTGCGTTGATTCCATCGCCGTGGGCGTGAAGACGCTGGATGAGCTCAGAATGGACCTTGCCATATTCGAGGGCCAGCATCCCGATGACGAGCTCCGCGAGCGGACGCGGCACAACAAGGCCCTCCTCATCGAGCCGTGGTGCACCGGCTGTGGGACGTGCGTGGCGAGGTGCACCCACGGGGCGCTCGCGATCTCGCCGACGTCCGGTCGCGCGACGGTGGACACCTCCCGGTGCGTTCTGTGCGGGTACTGCCAGGCTGCGTGCCCCGAGTTCTGCATAAAGGTGGTCTAG